A genomic window from Salvia hispanica cultivar TCC Black 2014 chromosome 5, UniMelb_Shisp_WGS_1.0, whole genome shotgun sequence includes:
- the LOC125190482 gene encoding uncharacterized protein LOC125190482 isoform X1, with translation MAMKSESGTPPPRIGKIGPYTVFMTPPATPNAEPKRESPPPVHFQAPSPPPVMAPPAQFYKQNPSSFTFFWDALAKLQTAHASLDEHVAHWFGLNQSKYQWALDDYYESNGKGRALLRDYKEEIRMNSFCSRWESERGKTTG, from the exons ATGGCAATGAAGAGTGAATCAGGCACTCCGCCGCCGAGGATCGGGAAGATCGGGCCGTACACGGTGTTCATGACGCCTCCCGCCACGCCGAATGCAGAGCCCAAGCGGGAATCTCCACCTCCGGTTCACTTCCAAGCTCCCTCGCCGCCGCCAGTGATGGCTCCGCCTGCCCAATTCTATAAACAAAACCCTTCTTCTTTCACTTTCTTTTGGGACGCTCTAGCCAAGCTTCAAACTG CGCATGCGAGTTTGGACGAGCATGTTGCACACTGGTTTGGCTTGAATCAGTCAAAATATCAGTGGGCATTGGATGATTACTATGAAAGCAATGGAAAG GGGCGGGCATTACTGAGAGATTACAAGGAAGAAATCAGGATGAACTCATTTTGTTCCCGTTGGG